The Meleagris gallopavo isolate NT-WF06-2002-E0010 breed Aviagen turkey brand Nicholas breeding stock chromosome 10, Turkey_5.1, whole genome shotgun sequence genome contains a region encoding:
- the LOC100539713 gene encoding protein FAM78B — translation PALSLFTRSSWELPDLREGRVKAISDSDGVSYPWYGNTTETVTLVGPTNKISRFSVSMNDNFYPSVTWAVPVSNSNVPLLTRIKRDQSFTTWLVAMNTTTKEKIILQTIKWRMRVDIEVDPMQLLGQRARLVGRTQQEQPRILSRMEPIPPNALVKPNANDAQVLMWRPKRGQPIVVIPPK, via the coding sequence CCTGCCCTTTCTCTGTTCACCAGGTCAAGCTGGGAACTGCCCGACTTGCGAGAAGGAAGAGTAAAAGCCATCAGTGATTCTGATGGAGTGAGCTACCCCTGGTATGGAAACACCACAGAAACTGTGACCCTGGTCGGGCCAACAAACAAGATCTCCAGGTTCTCGGTGAGCATGAATGACAATTTTTACCCCAGCGTGACGTGGGCTGTCCCTGTGAGCAACAGTAATGTGCCATTGCTGACCAGGATTAAAAGGGACCAGAGCTTTACCACGTGGCTGGTGGCTATGAACACCACTACCAAGGAAAAGATCATCTTGCAGACTATAAAGTGGCGGATGCGAGTGGACATTGAGGTTGATCCCatgcagctcctggggcagcgGGCACGACTGGTGGGAAGGactcagcaggagcagccccgGATCTTGAGCAGGATGGAGCCCATCCCACCAAATGCACTAGTGAAACCCAATGCCAACGATGCCCAAGTCCTCATGTGGAGACCCAAGCGAGGCCAGCCTATAGTTGTTATACCTCCCAAGTAG
- the TADA1 gene encoding transcriptional adapter 1, giving the protein MCWVAVCEGAGSLPWPSGSATKPGKPKGKKKISSVRQKFDHRFQPQNPLSGAQQFVAKDPQEDDDLKLCSHTMMLPTRGQLEGRMIVTAYEHGLDNVTEDAVTAVVYAVENHLKDILTSVISRRKAYRLRDGHFKYAFGSNVNPQPYLKNSVVAYNNLIECPPACVTPSAGQSVAPQPPPDDAEQQAALLLACSGDTLPASLPPVNMYDLFEALQVHKEVIPAHTVYALNIERIVMKLWHPNHEELQQDKIHRQRLAAKEGLLLC; this is encoded by the exons ATGTGCTGGGTTGCTGTTTGTG AAGGTGCTGGATCTCTGCCATGGCCAAGTGGCTCTGCAACCAAACCTGGAAAAcccaaagggaagaaaaagatttcgTCAGTGCGGCAGAAGTTTGAT CACCGGTTCCAGCCTCAGAATCCACTGTCTGGAGCCCAGCAGTTTGTGGCTAAAGATCCTCAGGAGGATGATGACCTGAAGCTGTGCTCCCATACCATGATGCTTCCCACGCGTGGCCAGCTAGAAGGAAGGATGATTGTAACTGCATATGAGCATGGGCTGGACAACGTCACAGAGGATGCGGTGACAGCTGTGGTTTATGCTGTAGAG AACCATCTTAAGGACATTCTGACATCTGTAATATCCAGACGAAAAGCCTATCGGCTGCGAGATGGCCACTTCAAGTATGCCTTTGGAAGCAATGTTAATCCTCAGCCATACCTGAAGAACAGTGTTGTTGCTTATAACAATTTAATTGAGTG CCCTCCAGCCTGTGTGACACCTTCTGCTGGTCAGAGTGTAGCCCCTCAGCCCCCACCCGATGATGCGGAGCAGCAGGCAGCGCTACTGCTGGCATGCTCTGGAGATACTTTGCCAGCATCCCTCCCTCCAGTGAACATGTATGACCTTTTTGAGGCGTTGCAG GTACACAAGGAAGTTATTCCTGCACACACTGTCTACGCCCTAAACATTGAGAGAATTGTCATGAAACTCTGGCATCCAAAccatgaggagctgcagcaggataAGATCCACCGCCAGCGCCTGGCAGCAAAGGAGGGCCTTCTACTCTGCTAG